One Glycine max cultivar Williams 82 chromosome 6, Glycine_max_v4.0, whole genome shotgun sequence DNA segment encodes these proteins:
- the AGL11 gene encoding MADS domain transporter AGL11 isoform X1, producing the protein MGRGKIEIKRIENTTNRQVTFCKRRNGLLKKAYELSVLCDAEVALIVFSSRGRLYEYSNNNIRSTIERYKKACSDHSSASTTTEINAQYYQQESAKLRQQIQMLQNSNRHLMGDALSTLTVKELKQLENRLERGITRIRSKKHEMLLAEIEYFQKREIELENENLCLRTKITDVERIQQVNMVSGPELNAIQALASRNFFNPNMLEGGTVYPHSDKKILHLG; encoded by the exons ATGGGAAGGGGGAAGATCGAAATCAAAAGGATTGAGAACACAACAAATCGGCAAGTGACCTTCTGCAAGAGAAGAAATGGGCTTCTGAAGAAAGCTTATGAGCTGTCAGTGCTGTGTGATGCAGAAGTTGCCCTCATCGTCTTCTCCAGCCGTGGCCGTCTCTATGAGTATTCCAACAACAA CATAAGATCAACAATAGAGAGGTACAAAAAGGCATGTTCTGATCACTCAAGCGCGAGCACTACCACAGAAATCAATGCTCAG TATTATCAACAAGAATCTGCAAAGCTGCGACAGCAAATACAGATGCTGCAAAATTCTAACag GCACCTGATGGGTGATGCCTTAAGCACACTGACTGTGAAGGAACTTAAGCAGTTGGAGAATAGACTTGAAAGAGGAATCACTAGAATCAGATCTAAGAAA CATGAGATGCTACTGGCTGAAATTGAATACTTCCAGAAAAGG GAGATTGAACTGGAAAATGAAAATCTTTGCCTCCGAACTAAG ATAACTGACGTGGAGAGGATTCAGCAAGTAAACATGGTTTCTGGGCCAGAACTGAATGCCATTCAGGCATTAGCTTCCCGTAACTTCTTCAATCCAAATATGTTGGAAGGTGGAACTGTTTACCCTCACTCAGATAAGAAGATTCTTCATCTTGG GTGA
- the AGL11 gene encoding MADS domain transporter AGL11 isoform X2, which produces MGRGKIEIKRIENTTNRQVTFCKRRNGLLKKAYELSVLCDAEVALIVFSSRGRLYEYSNNNIRSTIERYKKACSDHSSASTTTEINAQYYQQESAKLRQQIQMLQNSNRHLMGDALSTLTVKELKQLENRLERGITRIRSKKHEMLLAEIEYFQKREIELENENLCLRTKITDVERIQQVNMVSGPELNAIQALASRNFFNPNMLEGGTVYPHSDKKILHLG; this is translated from the exons ATGGGAAGGGGGAAGATCGAAATCAAAAGGATTGAGAACACAACAAATCGGCAAGTGACCTTCTGCAAGAGAAGAAATGGGCTTCTGAAGAAAGCTTATGAGCTGTCAGTGCTGTGTGATGCAGAAGTTGCCCTCATCGTCTTCTCCAGCCGTGGCCGTCTCTATGAGTATTCCAACAACAA CATAAGATCAACAATAGAGAGGTACAAAAAGGCATGTTCTGATCACTCAAGCGCGAGCACTACCACAGAAATCAATGCTCAG TATTATCAACAAGAATCTGCAAAGCTGCGACAGCAAATACAGATGCTGCAAAATTCTAACag GCACCTGATGGGTGATGCCTTAAGCACACTGACTGTGAAGGAACTTAAGCAGTTGGAGAATAGACTTGAAAGAGGAATCACTAGAATCAGATCTAAGAAA CATGAGATGCTACTGGCTGAAATTGAATACTTCCAGAAAAGG GAGATTGAACTGGAAAATGAAAATCTTTGCCTCCGAACTAAG ATAACTGACGTGGAGAGGATTCAGCAAGTAAACATGGTTTCTGGGCCAGAACTGAATGCCATTCAGGCATTAGCTTCCCGTAACTTCTTCAATCCAAATATGTTGGAAGGTGGAACTGTTTACCCTCACTCAGATAAGAAGATTCTTCATCTTGGGTAA